The Mus caroli chromosome 9, CAROLI_EIJ_v1.1, whole genome shotgun sequence DNA window GAGGAAGCATACAGGGCCCCTGCTCAGCATGGTGATTCCAGGTGAAGCAAGGAGCCACAGCTGTCCCTGACCCTACCCTCACAGAGGGCCATCAGCACCTTGGGTAGCTGGGTAGGAAACAACCTTCTCTCCTGGAAAGGAGTTAGAGGAAAGTTTtcggaaagaaaagaaaacatccccCAGGGTATGATTAAAAAGTGAACCCTCTCCTTCTTGGAGATGGCTCAAGATGGGCAAGAGCTCTGTCTGAGGCTGCGTGGGCAAGATGTAGCATCCAAGGTCAGTTCCCTGAGAATCATGAACCACACGTATTTCCTGGAGAAGGTTTAACAGAGTCCAGAACTACTGTGGCTTTCCCTCTACATCATGGTAGGAGGAACTTTCGCGGTCTCCTTACTCTGTTAAGTGTTGGAAGCGCCTCCTTTACCTTTCATAAAATTCAGTGTCAATCTAAGCCACAAGCACACAGCCACAGAGTAGAGGCAAGCAAGGCAGGATGGGTTACCTTGGATGTCCTATCTGAGGGCCAGAGCTACCCGTGACTCACTTTAGCTGGGCATCTCTGGTCAAGGATATGCATCCAGCACGAACAAGTCCTCTGAGCTGGGttgttagggaaaaaaaaattaacttaaaaaatatataggctAAACCAAACACTTTATAGACTGGGTGATTTTGTATGATCTCCTTTGAGTACCAGCagcaggaggatgggagaggcAGAACAATGTTCTCTTACCCTCAGAGATGCTCACACCTTCCAGCCAGTGGATGCTGTGCCTAAAACACAGTAAAGGGACTTTTCCTGAGTGATTAAGTTAAGGCTGTTGATATGTGAACTACACTGGATCTGCAAATGAAAGTAGCAAGTAGTTCAATCAGTGACCAGCCATACCAAGACAGACTTGCTCAGCCATGGATGCTTCTAGATGCTGGGAAGGGCAAGGAAATCCTGAGAGCTTTGGAAGCACAGCTGAAAGAACACCCTGATTTTAGTTCAGTCAAGCTAGTTTGGGAATTCTGATCTCCAGAACTGTATTGATGCAGTTTTCAATCCACCAAAGGATGTGCTGCAGTGATGGCATGAAATTGATACAGATGGCCACtgtctggtatgtgtgtgtattacagtatttcttttttccttcttgttttttttttatttttatttttttgttttgttttgttttgttttatcaagaaagggtttctctgtgtagctggatttctgtgtgtagccctggctgtcctagaactcactatatagtccagattggcctcaaactcaccggGATatgcctgactctgtctcccaagttctggaattaaaggcatgtaccaacactgcctatatttatatatttttaaaggatcaaGTTATTCTCAAACTTTCTGTTTACATGTCAAAGTATTGCTGCAGGTGGGAGAGCCACATACCACACAGGGCAGCTCAAGGaactttctcttatttctagGAGTAGGGGACAAGGAGATCTGTGATAAATTCTGCAGTGGGGCAGCTACAGGCAGTCAAGGAGGATTGGGAAGCCCCTTATTGAGTAAgagatacatacatgcagatactcTTCTGGCTGGGTTCTCACCTTCCCCGCAGGTGTACATTTATCTAGAGGTCTGCAAAAACCAAAGCACAGCTGTCCAAACCAGTTAGCGCGAGCCGTTACCACAGGGGTCAAAAGAGCTGTGCGTGTTCTCAAGAGGACCTTACACAGACCAGGGGGCCTTCAACTCACTGCATACTTGATGGTGACTTGAAATTCTGATCTTCCCGagactacaggtgtgcaccatcctGCCTGCTTTTATGCAGGAGGgagcccagagctttgtgcatgttaggcaagcattctaccaacttgGCTACACCCTCAGCTCCATacccaactttttaaaaacatacaggaCTGCCAaataaatactactactactactacaactaatttaaaaaaaaagcacattgcCATTTTCATTCATAGGACTCCAGTGAGAGCAGAGACCTCAAGTGGAGCTCCTGGGAATCATCCAGGTCTCTGCTTGTCATCGGGAATCCAGGACTCCAGGGCTCATTGTAGTCTTGTCTGGGTGGATCGTGTCTCTCTTCTGTCCCTGTGGCCAGCCTCAACACAACCCGAGTTCAGGAAGGCCTGAGCTTTAGGATGGCATCCCCATCAGAAAGTCATGATTTGCCCATCACTGGAAGCAGTCCACCAGAAGATCAAGATTTGATGGCACCTTGCAAAAGCTACTCTTCTTTCTAGCCGATTGTGCTTCCCTCTGACCTCTTGATGGGACAGTTCTTCATGTCTCAATGTCTGGTGCCATGCATCTCAGCAAAGTCTTTGGAATGGGGCCAAGTTACTCTTCAGTCTCCACTGGTCCCTGGGTATGGAGTAAGGGGATGCCAGTCTCCCTGACACCAACCTCCCCCTTGTTGGGATGCGAGAAAGTGTAGGGTTCACTCTCAGACTCAGGAGGGCTACTAGGAGCCAGCTCATCTGCAGTGAACTTTGCAGTTGGGGTCCTGGAAAatagagggggtggggtgggagggcagtCTCCCATGGGGCCCTGGAAGGGCCGGTAGGTGTCCACCTCTGGTTGGATGAAGGATCCACCCGAGTCCTGCAGCAAGTGCCCATACACCATGGTGTCTTCGATGACAGCATACACATGGGAGTCATTGTCTTTTCGCCCTTTTGGGAACTTTTGGGTCTGGGGCATCTGGGTATTGACATTGCCATTATAGATACCCACAGCAGGACCCTTATCCACCTTCTTCCTGTTTGTAGAGAGTGGCACAACAGAATGAGGAAACAGATAAGTGACACATGGGAGTCCTTGGGGTTCTAAGCCTAGCTCATCTTGTCCTTGCTGTTagcatttgaaaatgaaactATTCTAGGGGCTATCCTTAAACACATAGTTCTTGTCTCAGGTTTCCAAGGTGGAAACTGAAGGATCTTAAGTGGAAGAGGTGGTTTAAGTGAATTTGTTTTGCTTCTGATAGACTTCAGGGAAACCAACAATGAAGATACCTGGTaatttcttcccccttttcttcccagtAATAGGAATGAACAAGCCTTTCTAAACCACATCAGCTCAGCATGCCCAGGCCAACCTTCTAGAACATTCAGTACTAACCTGTACTAATAGTGCTGCCTCTCTTTCACAGAGCAAAGCTGATTAACTAATTCCAGACAGTTAATGTCCATGACTCAGGAGGAGAGAAGGGTACAAGCTAGCTAATTTTCTGCTAGAGTTGAGGACAGAACAGCTCATCATTAGCTGAGTGGCTCTGTCCCATCCCATCAACAGCAGCCACCAGGGAAAAAAAGCTAAAGCGAAGACAAAATCCAGGATTCAGTGAAGCCATTAGCTTTGGGTGTGTGGTGTTTTCTGGTACTCAGATGTGGACAATTGTTGGCATGTCTGCCATGGGCACACAGCTTCGCCTTGCGTGAACAAAGCACAGGGACTTGGACAATAGCTAACTCAAAAGGAGGCCGTCAGTCCAATTAACATAATGGGCTGTAGAATGAAAGGCTGGCAGTTCACTAATCCCAGACTCGGCTTTTGTGAGGTAAAAATCCATCTGGCCTTCAGCAGACATCCCTCCCTCAGGTCCTCACAGTGCCTGGCTTTTTCCCTCTACTGATGGAATGTGGGAAAGATTGTGGCAAGAGCTCCTGGTTTGTCCCCAGTACATTACGTGGTCCTAGTACCAAGGAGACTCTCAATAAACACCTATAGCAGAAACAAGTTCAGCATCAGTATTTCCCCTTGTCCTTAAAGAACCTGCCCTGCTCCACGCACACACAACTTTGGAACAGGGGCTTCACGCAAGCATGTCAGCCAGCAGCCTTATGTAGTTGGAGACCACGGAGAGACTGCCTGTGCTGGTAAGTCTCAGGTTAATTTGGATCAGTTTGGAGAATGAGGCATGACATCTAAACTCTTCCTCTCAACCAAATCCAAATGTTCAAGGGGCTCAGTGTTAAAAGCATGTGTCCCAGCTAGTAGGACATGCTGTGTCCCCCGTGCACACTTCACAGGAAAAGTCTTCTTGGACCAGGAAGAAGCCAGGCATTCCTCAACAGCTGGACGGTTTAAGATAGTCCCattgcagggctggtgagatggcttaatgggtaagaacactgactgctcttccgaagtttgtgagttcaaatcccagcaaccacatggtggctcataaccatctgtaatgaaatcagacgctgtgcaagcatgaggacccaggtCAGATAGATGCTCAGCGTCCCTGTAAAAAGCTAggtttggtggcacatgtctgtaatcccagcgtgGGGAGCTGGGAGAGAGGCGTACTGTGGGAGCTCACAGCTGAGCAAGCCTGCTGAGGAAACTGAGTTTGATCcgaggactcacatggtggaaagagagatccAATCCTCACAGATTGTCCTCTTACCATGGGCTGTGGCATGtatccatgagtgtgtgtgtgcacgcgctcACGTGTGCTCGAGCACGTGTGTGTTCCCCAGGTGTGCCTCTCCACCCTGTGAAATTGTAATGTAGCCTTGGTAAGAATATTTAACATTGATCTTTGTGGGGAACTGGGAAGCAAAAAACCCCAACATCATTGATACAAATAAGCTAGATGTGGagacatgcctgtaatcctagcactcatccatccatctattcatccacccatccatccatccacctattgAGTATGATCCAAGGGAGGCATCAAATCAGCTAAAGACAGCTGGAGAGACTCCACTTACTTCTTTTTCACAAAGCAGATGATGAGTACCAGGGCAAACAGTAGCAGAGCTCCACCTCCTGCTGCACCAATGATGACAGCCAAATCtgtgagcagagacaggaaggcaaAGGAAGAGACGAGAGAGTTAGCATAAGGAAGAACTGGATACGTTCACAGTCCCCAGCTTCTTCCCTTCTGATACAAAACTCTGAAGGTGACTGGGTCAGGTCTGAGTCTCATCTTTAAAGGAACTGTCAGCTGGTACTTTTCCAGGAGAGGAAGTCAGACAGTTTATTACAAGTTTGATTCTGTAGAGGCCACCCATGTTAATCATGCAGAGTCTCCCTGGGTATAAAACTCAATTGAGCTAAGAGGGAAAGCCAAGGCTCCAGGTTCATGTCTCCAGTGGAACTATTTCCTTTGAGCTGTTTGGTACATGCATATTAACCACTGTGTTGTCTGAATTTCTGACTCATAGTTACGAGCAAACAAAAGGGTTACTATCTAAGTCAGTGATTCTCAAgcctcctaatgctgtgacctttaacatagttcctcatATTGTTGTGACCCCCCCCAccataattattttgttgctacttcataactaattttgctaccattatgatttatagtataaatatctgatacacaggatatctgataggctACCCTTGCAGGAGTTgtgaccctcaggttgagaaccactggtctaaaccAATACAATTTGAAATAGTTTGTATGTAGCACTTAGATACATGAAACAGATAGGGGTGGGACGCTACTCCTGGCTTCCACTGGGTGTGTTCCCTGGTCACCAGGCTGTCGtagagaaggaaaagcagaggggAGAGCAGACTCAAACATCAGAAGGAGTGAAGGACCAGGTGAAGGACCATTTCATCTGGGTTGGCTTGTCTTTTTCCCCATACCGCACAATGGGAAAAGAGCACAGATCTGAGAGGGAACACCACACCAGACTCACAAAGAAACGAAGGGTGAGATTCAGAGGACATAGAAATAAGtgacagaaaaagagaacaggagaggaagaaggtcCAAGTAGTAACTTCAGAGCTGGGGGTTCTTAGtggttcgttctctctctctctctctctctctctctctctctctctctctctctctttctctctttctctctctctctctctctctccctcccctccctcccattccctctccccctctctctccaggtcctcatatatattttttaaagatttatttattttatgtatatgagtataccattgtctcttcagacacaccagaagagggcatcagaccccattacagatggttgtgagccaccatgtggttgctgggaattgaacccaggacctctgtctggaagagcagacagtgctcctaactgcaggaccatctctccagccccaggttctcATATTTTAATCCTCGTTACTGTCTCCCTATGATCTTTCATTCCTCACTCTACAGATGAAGATCACAGGAGTGAAGAGAACTCCTATATAGATCATGGAGTTAAAGAGTGAAGAACTGTAGCAGAAGGATCCACGTGAGCCAAGAGAATGTGGCAGAAGATGTGTTCTGCTTGTTCCTTCTATGCTTCCTTTGGTGTCTTGTGCATTTCTCAGCACAAGACAGAGAGTTAAATAAGCGCTACTGTCTCAGGTCATTGGGCTGGGACCTTTGTCAGGATATAGATAGTCAAGATCAGCAAAGTCTTGTAATCAACCTGTACAGCCTGCAGATGAATAATACATGGACCCAATAAGCTTAGCTCAGAACAGACTTGCCCAGACAATGTGCGAACAGTAAATGTTGTACAATAGCTGATGTGTGGATAGCTATGACTCAATCTGTTTCCTGACTTGCCTCGAAAGCTTGTTCCGTGCCCctcaattttttctttccttcaccaCCTCCAGGAGACCCTGAAAGTTCTTACCCACAGTCCTCGGGGTAAGAGTCACCCAGAAGAGCAAATCTAGCTGCTTGCCATTCATGGGGCTGCAATTGGAGATGTTAACCCAGAAGCTGTGATGGTGGAAACTTGGCTTAGGCAGGACTTCCTCCTCCAAGCTGAAGATCTCCTCTGCCCGGGACTGCTGCTCCTGGATGATCATGAATGCACGCCCTGACTGGCAGGCCAAGCCAGAACGCTCTTTGAAGATGGTCAGACAAGCCACTTGGTTGCTAGGCACACTGATATTCCAAGACACTGAGGAGAGGGCAGGCAGGCCACGGTCCCAGTTGGGTGATCTTAGGTAGACCTTGTTTTTTGTGTCTGGGGTCACCGTGAAGATGCCTTCCTCtgcaggaaagggaagagatCCAGACAAATGCTATATCACTCAATAgaatggagagaaaagggagTGTAAGGGATACTGAATAGATTACACCAGTGCCATCCAAGATAACTTTCTGCTATGATGGACATGTTCTATATTATGATTGTTCAGTAGGTAGTCAATATTCATGTGCACCTATTGAGCACTTCTTGTGTGCCCACTGTGCCAAGTAGTATAGTCAGCATCTACACTATCCCCTAAAGGCTGTAGAGTACAGGTCCAGTCACCAGTTCATAGTACTACTGGGAGGTGATAGGACCTATAAGGGGAGAGAGGTCAAATAGAAGGAAGTTAGGTCACCGGGGAATACCCTTAAAGGGACTATTGGGACCCTGTTCTTTACTCTCTTTTTTGCTTTCTGATGACCATGAGGTGAGCAGCTGCTCCCATTACACATCCCTACTATGATATATTGCTCCAACATAGACCCCAACGGTGGCTCGATCTACCAAGCATGGCATTCAGTCTGAATCTGTGAGCCAAAGAAAACTTTTCCTGCATATAAGTTATCTCACCAATGGAAAGCCAATGCAACAGAAGTgcatatttttcattcattcaacacTGATTTTGGTTTACATGATTGCATGTGGTTACTGTATTGGTTAGTGAAGGATACCACTCTCTATTAGACTATGTGTCCAGGCTCATTTCAAACAAACATCAGAACAGTTTGCCAAATGAGGGTTCTCAGAAATATTCCCAAAGCGGCAATCTCCCTACCCCACTCTACTGTGGGAGTGGGATATATCTATGTCTGCCCCAGagagagcaacaacaacaacaatagcaaagcTGCAGGTTTGGGCAGATGTCTAGCATCGAAATGTTGAAAGGGCTTTCAACATATCTGCAGGTCTGCTATATGCTCCAGATGAGAACTAACATTCTGCTCTGGGGAGAATAACCCTGATTTTCAAAGCTTCCCAAAGGGGATTCCCTTGTAATCATGAAGATGGCAATCAGGTCAACCTGGATTGACCTTAATCTAtcacaaagatttatttctttcccACCCTGCCACTGAAAAATCAGCCTCAAATAAAGGTCGCAGCCAACTTCAAAATGATCTCTAATGAAacaccaccatccctgacctctacTGTAACAGCACCATCCTTGAGCAACATGCAATGGTGATTTGACTTTTGCAATCAGCTGTATTCAGGTGACCCCAGAGAGCCATTTAGACTTCATTCTCTACCTCAGAGCACTGTGGACCTtgatcttgcctctgccttgcagAACAGGACCCTTGCATCTGCTATTTCTTCCCTAGTaaccaccccctcccctgctgTGCTCTCCATGGTATACTGAACTGTCAAAGCAGGGCTGGGGAATAGTTTGTCATTTCTCATTTTACCCATGTCAGCTTTTCCAAAAAGACTAGAACCTGACTTGTCTTCCTGTCTACCAGCCACACCTCTCACTGtcagaaacatttttcaaatttataagaACTGGAAATTTCCATGGGAGTTTGATGAAATTGTCAGGATTAGGACCCAATGTCCTGCACTTCTGATGAGGAGCAAACTCAGACAACGATCCTTTCTCTCTAAATTATGACTTTTTTCATTATGGTGGACTGTACTTGTAAACTGTGAGTCAAAAAACCCTTCCTTAAGATGTTCCTCCTATGTATTTGGTCAcacaacaggaaagtaactaatgcagGTTTATACAAGATGCAATGATTGTCTAACAAGAATGGCTTAGAGGGTTTAATGGTGGATGGGCAAGGGAACACTTACCTTTGAAATACGGTATATAGGACACTATCAGGCCTTGCTTGGAGACTTCTTGTTGAAAGCTGGGAGCATAGGCTCTGAGTGTCACCGAGCTATTTTGCTTCACCTGGATCTTCTCGATGGAGCCTCCTGAGCAGAAGGAACCAAAGTACAGGTCCTGGCCAGGGGTGGTGCTGGTCACGTGGTACCCAAAGCTGGTGTTACAAGGCCTCTCTCGCGTATGCTGCTGCAGCTTCTGGCCTGGCACCAGCATGAGGCTGAGCCTGTCCTTGGGCACCAGTAGCTTCCAGGAGAAGTCATGCAGCTGTACAGGCAGCTGGAGGATATAGTCAGGCACCTGCAGTTCGAAGGACTGCCTATAGCAGTAGCGGTGGTCCAGGCAGCCTAGAAGAGAAAGTTGGTGATACCCATGTGCAAGGGAGCTTGGGGGGATGGGTGGAGTACACCCTCCAAGTAGGTTGGCCAAAGGACAGAGTGGGGGCTGCCTGCTTTCCTTTCCATTCACGGCTTTTCATCAGCTTTCCTGTCTACTCTCAGGACAGAAGAACTCTTCTCCTTCGTGTCTTCCTTCGTCTGGGATGCTAAGACACAAGTCTCTACCCCAACATGTCCCCACATTTCTGTGTCATGTTAGAGATGTGAGTGACATCATGACCTTCTCTACTTGCACCGTACCCCACCACTTCTTAATTGGATGGCTTCACACTACTTCAGCTCCAGGACCCTCAGCTTCCTGTCAGAGATCATGGAGTCTCAGCACAAGGtgactgagttttcttttcttctttgagataaggtctctttaGGTCACCCTGGTTGTCCCGaatctctctatgtagatcaggctggccttgaactcacatctacctacctttgcctccttagagctgggattaaaagcatgcacttgTAGACCTGGttcagattttttgtttgttttgttttgtttttaaaagacaggatctcatatagttaggctggcctgaaactctatGTAGCtagaaatgaccttgaacttctgattctcctgtgtTCACTTCTTAAGTACTAAGATTTCAGGAGTACATGCATGGTTCATGCATTGCTGGGGAGAGCCCAGGGTGTTGTGAAAGCTAGGAAATCACTATGCCAACTTAACCTCATGTCCAGTCTTGAGTATGAGTTTGCCTGCATTGTTAAGACTCTCACAAGCCACAGAAGGAGCCAGGCTAATCCATTTCGTTTGTTTTGTCAGGGTTTCAGTTTTttccaggctgggcttgaacttacATGGCCAAATCAGAACCTAATGCATGCTATGGAAGCATTCTACCAACCAAATTACATCTCCATCTCCCAGGAGTCTAAGTTCTTGACAGACAAGGAGTCAGGAATTAGGCAAGTGGAGACAGGGATGGTGCAGCtgagcaaaggaagaaaagacttcCCCAGGGGAGGCTGGCAGGTTGGGCAGAGACAAGCAGGGATACAGAGGAGCTGCTGCAGGGATACAGAGCTGCTGCAGGGATACAGAAGAGCTGCTGCAGGGACACAGAGCTGCTGCAGGGACACAGAGCTGCTGCAGGGATACAGAGGAGCTGCTGCAGGGATACAGAGGAGGTGCTGCAGGGACACAGAGCTGCTGCAGGGATACAGAGGAGCTGCTGCAGGGACACAGAGGAGCTGCTGCAGGGACACAGAGCTGCTTCAGGAATACAGAGCTGCTATGACCTTCTGAGGGATGAATGCTCAGCAGATAACTGCCCTAACTAGGTGTGCTAACACTTGCAGACTCTCTCTCTTGATCCTGTTCACCTGCCCTTGGTGGTCATTTCAGACTACACCTTTCACAACCCACCTACTGAGCTCCACTAagggcaggatggctcagtgggtgaaggcacaTGCCACTAAACTgggcaacctgagtttggtccctggaatctacatggcagaaggagaaaactgattcccataagttatcctctgaccccttgcacgtgtgtgtatgtgtgtgtgcatgcgtgtgcgtgcgtgtgcgcacAGCTGAGGCAAGGGATGGGGAGAACTTATGCAGTCTGGGCTTCTGGGTAATGATATAGACAGGGTTTTTGGTAAGGGCATACTTAGGGTTTTCTCCACATTCACCCACAGGCGTGTCAAGTCATCGCACAGGAAGGAAATCTTGTGTATGGAGCCAGCTGTCAGGGTGACATTGGTACTACAAGTCCGAGACTCTAGACACACGAAGCACCCAGGAACAAACCTGCGGCCATGTTTGACTGGCCGTGGCTCTATGGTGAGCGACATGGTTCGCTCACGACTCAGGTCCACCGTGTAGGTTTTATCTGAAACCACAAAGAGACAAGGTGTGAGTCATGGACAGGCAGCTACCATGTGAAGTGCCCCAAGTGACAAGTCACCTGTTGTAGAATGAGCATATTcagacatgtgcacatacacacacaccctaccaccccccacacaccatacacataccacatacacacaccatacacacacacaccaccaccaccacagcccccccaccacacatacacatacatacatgcatacatacatacatacatacataccacacacactttctcagaACTTCCTATGCCATTTTCTTCTCCTGTGAAGCTCTGAGTTTGCTCTACTGTTGTTGAACTATAAGACTCAAGACAGAGTCAAGGCTGATTCCACACTCCTCTGAATTGTCTGGTTTCATTAGAGTTAGCTAAGACTATGTAATGTTTGGTATGTTTAGCACAGGGTTTAGAATGAGTGTGTCTAAGGTGATGGTGTGGTGATgggtatggtggtggtggtgagggtagTGTTTGCTGAGAATTATGATAGTTACTAATCCACTGTTATGGATGATGGTGACTGGCATTCTGGTTCCCACTGCAGGGTCAAGGCAAGAGAGGTCTTTCAAGGCAACTTTTCAATGTCCTCACTGAAAACAGACTAgctggggctagaaagatggctgagtAGTAAGGGCACTTGTTCTAAAAGAGAATCTGAATTCAGTCCTCAGCCCCCACTTTAGATGGCTCAGAACTGTTATAATGGCACCTTCACatacacagtgtacacacacacacacacacacacacacacacacacacacacaccctgaatgATGCAGAACTGCTTGCTTTAGCTTTTGTGCTAAAGCCAAAGCGCCTGCTTAGTGTCTCCCTGTGAGACTGTCTCCACGGGTAACACTTCCTGAAACTCCTGCAGCGTCCAGAGTCCACATGTCCTGGCTGCTATATATGCAGAAGAGGCAGCCACCTCTCCTAAGCAACACGAGGTACAGGAGGAGAGAGGGCATAGATCACTCACTGCTTTCATCCTGTGGACGTTGGACCAGGACCTGGAACTGCAGCCGAAGGATACCTGGGCTCTGGGCATCCTGGTCACAGCCTTGCAGGGAGAGGTTGAAGTTCCCAGCCATGTTTCCTGGCTGCTTGTCTTCCAGCCTGAACACCTCTGGGTTGGTGGTGGAGCCTGGGATATAGTATTCAACGCGTTCCTCCTTCCTCTCACAGTTGGAGACATTGAAGTTGAGGAAGGAGACACTGGCCCTTAGGTGTGCGGGGACAACAAATTGCCAGGTCATAAGCTCATCTTCAGGGAAGCCTCCTGGGTAGTTGGCTGACATCAGGGTTGCTGAGCCTTCACCCTCAAATACTGACTCGATGATGCACAGGCCTGTTGAGACAGatccaaaacagaaagaaaggagatgcTGATACCTGTCCTGACTGTCCATGGCTGAGGGCAGGGGTACTGGGGAAATGCAGGCCTCAAGAGCAGGACTGTACATAATATTTATACTGAGGGTGGTGATTAGGAACAAAGAGCCATTAGCAGTGTGTGAGCAAATGTTTAATAACTGACTGGGTAGGGGGAAGCCCGTTTGCTTGGTGTACTCTCATCTCCTTGGGGGTTAACATAGTCCCCAGGGCTTAGTTAAAGCTGCCAACAGATCTGAATGTGGAATTGAGCAGTATCTGACACACGAACATATagacacgcatgcatacacagcACTGAGAGCATTAAAAGCCATACAGAATCAGGAGGAAGTGAAAAGCTTTGGGTATCACCTTTGCTTCTAAGATGATTTATTCGGCTAAAGTTTCTACAATGTTACTTTTTGTTATGCTGAGCTGTTGTACACTGATCCTTCAAGACTGATTTTCCTGAGGCAGCATGAGTTAGGAAAACCAGCACAACAGCTGACTCACTGACATGTGCGCAGAGAAGACAGACGGCAGGGTGATGAAGTCTGAGCTCTGTGAAAGTGAGGCTGTACAACCAAACCCATATCTCTGCTTTCCCcctactcctccccaccccct harbors:
- the Cdcp1 gene encoding CUB domain-containing protein 1 produces the protein MAHSACGFSVALLGALLLGTARLLRGTEASEIALPHRSGITVSIKLGNPALPVKLCYIVMSRQHITELIIRSGERKSFTFSCNNPEKHFVLKIEKNIDCMSGPCPFGEVHLQPSTSELPILNRTFIWDVRAHKSIGLELQFATPRLRQIGPGESCADGVTHSISGHIDATEVRIGTFCSNGTVSRIKMQEGVKMALHLPWFHRRNVSGFSIANRSSIKRLCIIESVFEGEGSATLMSANYPGGFPEDELMTWQFVVPAHLRASVSFLNFNVSNCERKEERVEYYIPGSTTNPEVFRLEDKQPGNMAGNFNLSLQGCDQDAQSPGILRLQFQVLVQRPQDESNKTYTVDLSRERTMSLTIEPRPVKHGRRFVPGCFVCLESRTCSTNVTLTAGSIHKISFLCDDLTRLWVNVEKTLSCLDHRYCYRQSFELQVPDYILQLPVQLHDFSWKLLVPKDRLSLMLVPGQKLQQHTRERPCNTSFGYHVTSTTPGQDLYFGSFCSGGSIEKIQVKQNSSVTLRAYAPSFQQEVSKQGLIVSYIPYFKEEGIFTVTPDTKNKVYLRSPNWDRGLPALSSVSWNISVPSNQVACLTIFKERSGLACQSGRAFMIIQEQQSRAEEIFSLEEEVLPKPSFHHHSFWVNISNCSPMNGKQLDLLFWVTLTPRTVDLAVIIGAAGGGALLLFALVLIICFVKKKKKVDKGPAVGIYNGNVNTQMPQTQKFPKGRKDNDSHVYAVIEDTMVYGHLLQDSGGSFIQPEVDTYRPFQGPMGDCPPTPPPLFSRTPTAKFTADELAPSSPPESESEPYTFSHPNKGEVGVRETGIPLLHTQGPVETEE